The Stenotrophomonas sp. BIO128-Bstrain region GTGTTCTTCTACACGACGGTGCCGGGCGACCGTGAGCACACCTTCTCGACGGAGTCGGAGTTCTCGCCGAACGACCTGAAAGTGCAGACCGAATCGGGCCGCAACTACTTCATCCAGCAATCGATCCGGATGGGCGTGTTCGTGGGCGGTGCCAAGCTGGACGTGGTGCCCGAAGCCGAAGGCCGCCGCCAGGTCGCCGGGTTGAAGATGGCCCGTAAGGGAACGTGTTCGCGCTGATCGGGCAAGGACCATAACGAGGCGGGCGCGCGTTGCGTGCCCGCCTTGGTGCGGTGCGTCGGGCCAAGGCGCTGGTCTACTGCGAGAAGCTCACTTTCACCGAATCCGCGCTGTAGTCGGCCGGCCCATGGAACACCACTTCGATGTTGTTGCCATCCGGATCCAGCACGAAGGCGGCGTAATACCCCGGATGGTAGGGGCGCTCGCCGGGCGCGCCGTTGTCCTTGCCACCGTTGGCCAGCGCCGCGTGGTGGAAGGCCTCCACCGTGGCGCGGTCGCGGGCCTGGAAGGCAAGATGGTGGCGGCCGGTCAGCTGGCCGAGGGCCGCCTCGCTGTCCGGCGTGGAAATGAACAGCTCATCGGCCCAGAAATACGTGTCGCCCTCGCCGGCGATCGGGATGCCGATCGTGTCGAACACGGCCTGGTAGAAGCGGCGGCTGGCGGCCATGTCCCTGACCACCAGTTGCAGGTGATCGATCAGGCGGCCGCGGTGCAGTTCCATCGTTTCCATACCGGCTCCACAGGGGGGATGGGACGCAGATATACCACCGGACACAGCGCTGCGCATTGCCGCGCCGTCGACCTTGCTGACCACGCGCAGGGCGGCGCCGGCGGCGGCCCTTCCGCCGGCCCGCGCAGTGACCTACGCTGCGTGCTGGCGCCATGAACGCGCAGGCGGAGGAGGCACGATGCTGTGGATGGTGATGATGGCCCAGGCGGTCGCCGGCGACGCGGGCTACCCACAGGCGCATGCCTGGGCGCAACGTGATGAGGCCAGCCTCGAACCGGCGGCGTACACGGCGATGGTGGACAGCATGAGCGAGGTTGGGGGTGCCGCCTTCAAGCGTTGCATGCCGACTCCCGCGCCGCAGACGCTGGCCGCGTTCACCGTGGTGTTGCAGCTGGATGCGCAGGGCAGGGTGGTGCGCACGTGGCGCGAGGGCGAGGAGGCGGTTGCACGCTGCGTGGACGCAGGCTTCGCCGGGAAAACCCTGTTCGTGCCACCGAAGGCGCCGTTCTATGCGGCGTTCGAGTTCCAGGTCGAGCCGTAGCACCGGCAACGCACCGACCGGTGCCGGTGCGTTGCGCGGCCGCAGGGATCAGGCGATCGGCGTGTTGGAGATGATCTCCACCCAGTAGCCGTCCGGGTCCTTGATGAAGGCCAGGTGCTTCATGCGGCCGTCTTCCAGGCGCTTCTGGTAAGGCACCTGCAGCTCATCGAAGCGCTTGCAGGCGGCCTGGATGTCCGGCACGGACACGCAGATGTGGCCGAAGCCACGCGGGTCGGCATTGCCGTTGTGATAGACCGGGCCGTCCTGGTTTTCGGTGCCATGGTTGTGGGTCAGCTCGAGCACGCCGGGGATGCCGGCCATCCACACGCGGCGGGCATCGTCACCCTCGGGAATCTGCGTGCCGGCCGGCAGCAGGGCGAGGAAGTACAGGCTGAATTCGGCCTCGGGGAAGTGGCGCAGGTCGATCAGGCGGAAGCCCAGCACGCGGGTGTAGAAATCCAGCGAGGCCGTGGCGTCCTTGACGCGCAGCATGGTGTGGTTGAACACGAACCCGGCGGTCTCGGCGGGCGTGGTGGCGGCAACGCCGGGAGAGTTCTGGAGGGCGGCAAGGCTCATGGGGATTCCTGGGGGGCAGGGCCGCATCAGCGCGGCGGACCCCTCATTTTACCGGTCCCGGCCGGGCCACGTGACAGGTAGAATGGTGTGTCTTCCTGACCAGCGTTCATCCATGTCCCAGCGTGAATGGGTGGCTGCGGCCATCCGCAAGATCGACGCCGATTTCAACCGTTCGGCCGATACCCACCTGATTCCGATGGACCTGCCCGGGTTCGAGGGCATCGACCTGTATTTCAAGGACGAGTCCAGCCACCCGACCGGCAGCCTCAAACATCGCCTGGCACGCTCGCTGTTCCTGTATGCACTGGCCAATGGCTGGCTGCGCGAGGGGCGCCCGGTGATCGAGGCCTCCAGCGGCTCCACGGCCGTGTCCGAGGCGTATTTCGCGCGGCTGCTGGGCCTGCCGTTCATTGCGGTGATGCCGGCCACCACCTCCCCGGAAAAAATCGCGGCGATCGAGTTCCACGGGGGCCGCTGCCATCTGGTGGAGCGCGCCTGCGACCTGAACGCCGATTCGGAAACGCTGGCCCGCGAAACCGGCGGCCATTTCATGGACCAGTTCACGTACGCCGAGCGCGCGACCGACTGGCGTGCCAACAACAACATCGCCGAATCAATCTTCAAGCAGATGGCCGAGGAGCCGCATCCGGTACCCGAGTGGATCGTGTGCAGCCCGGGCACCGGCGGCACGGCGGCCACGCTGGGCCGCTACGTGAGCTACCGCCGGCATGACACGCGCATCCTGTGCGCGGACCCGGAAATCTCCGTGTTCTATGATGGCTACTGCGCTGCGCTGGCAGGGCAGCCCTGGCGTGAGCTGACCTGCAGCGGCGGTTCGCGGGTGGAAGGCATCGGCCGGCCGCGGGTGGAATCGAGCTTCATTCCGACCAGCGTCGATGCGATGGTCAAAGTGCCCGATGCGCTGAGCCTGGCCGCGATGCGCCACGTCAGCCGCCAACTGGGGCGCCGCGTGGGCGGCTCCACCGGCACCAACTTCATCGGCGTGCTGCAGGCCGCGCAGCTGATGCGCGATGCGGGCCGCAGCGGCTCGATCGTGACCATCCTGTGTGACAGCGGTGACCGCTACGCACACAGCTATTACAACCCGGAGTGGTACCCGAAACAGGCCATCGACGTGGACGGCGCCGATGCGGTGCTTGCGGCCGCGGTGGCGGGCAAGGGGCTGCCGGTGCTGCCGTGCGTCTCGCTGGAAGCACTGTACTGAGCGGGGCGCCCGGGCGGGCGTGAACCGGGCCCATCGGCGTGCCCCGGGGCCTTGTGTGGGGTGGGGGGCAATGCCATATCGTGGGGTGATGCCGCTGCAGCGGCCCCGTTGTCTGGAGATGCCTGTGACCCCCACCAATCCTCTGCTCGATTTTTCCGGCCTGCCGCGTTTCGATGCGATCCAGCCCGAGCACATCGCCCCGGCGATCGATGCCCTGCTGGCCGACGCCGAAGCCGCGGTGAAAACCGCCGAAACGGTCTCCCCGGTGACCTGGGCGAGCTTCGCCGAGCCGCTGGACGACGCCACCGAGCGCCTGTGGCGCGCGTGGGGCCAGGTGGGCCACCTGCAGGCCGTGGTGAACACCCCTGCGCTGCGCGAGGCCTACAACGCGAACCTGCCCAAGGTGACGCGCTTCGGCAGCGCGCTGGGCCAGAACCTGGCGCTCTACCAGCAGTACCGTGCCCTGGCCGACGCGCCCGAAGCGACGCAGTACGACGCGGCACGCCGCAAAGTGCTGGAGAACGCGCTGCGCGATTTCCGCCTGGGCGGTGCTGAACTCGATGACGCTGGCAAGGCGCGGTACAGCGCGATCCGCGAGGAGCTGTCCGCGCTGTCGGCGACGTTCTCGCAGAACGTGCTCGATGCGACCGATGCCTGGTCGCTGCACGTGCAGGACCGCGCCGAGCTCGCCGGCCTGCCGGACGATGTGATCGCCGCGGCCCGCGCTGCCGCGGAGAAGGAGGGTCTGGCCGGCTGGAAGCTGACCCTGCAGATGCCGTGCTACATCCCGGTGCAGACCTACGCCGAACATCGCCCGCTGCGCGAAGCGCTGTACCGCGCCAATGCGATCCGCGCCTCTGAATTCGGCGATGCCACGCTGGACAACAGCGGCAACATCGATCGCGTACTGGCGCTGCGCGCGGAGCTGGCCACGCTGCTGGGCTTTGCCAACTACGCCGAGTACTCGATCGCCACCAAGATGGCCGAGGATGCGCCGCAGGTACTGGGCTTCCTGCGTGATCTTGCCGCGCGTGCCAAGCCGTACGCGCAGCGCGACCGTGCCGAGCTGGAGGCGTTCGCGCGCGACGAGCTGGGCATGGCCGCGCTGGAGGCGTGGGACCTGGCGTTTGCCGCGGAGAAACTGAAACAGGCGCGCTACAGCTATTCCGAGCAGGACGTGAAGCAGTACTTCACCGAGCCGAAGGTGCTGGACGGCCTGTTCAGTGTGATCCGCAGCCTGTATGGCCTGGCGGTGCAGCCGGACAGCGCGCCGGTGTGGCATCCGGATGTGCGCTTCTTCCGCGTGGTCGATGCGCAGGGCGCGCTGGTCGGCCAGTTCTATCTGGATCTGTACGCGCGCGAAGGCAAGCGCGGTGGCGCGTGGATGGACGATTGCCGCAACCGCCGCGAGACCGCCGCCGGCGTGCAGACGCCGCTGGTGTACCTGGTCTGCAACTTCGGCAAGGGTGCACAAGGGCAGCCGGCCACCTTCAGCCACAGCGATGTGACCACGCTGTTCCATGAGATGGGGCACGGCCTGCATCAGTTGTTGACCCGCATCGGTGAGCTGGGCGTGGCCGGCATCAACGGGGTGGAGTGGGACGCGGTGGAACTGCCGAGCCAGTTCATGGAGAACTTCTGCTGGGAATGGGACCGCGTGCAGGCGATGACCGCACACGTGGCCACCGGCGAGCCGCTGCCGCGTGCGCTGTTCGACCGCATGCTGGCCGCACGCAATTTCCAGAGCGGCATGTTCACCGTGCGCCAGCTGGAATTCGCGCTGTTCGACATGCAGTTGCACAGCGAGTTCGATCCGACCCAGGACAGCGTGCAGGCGCTGTTGGAACGCGTCCGCGATGAAGTGGCCGTCAACCGGCCGCCGGCGTGGAATCGCTTCCCCAACCAGTTCAGCCACATTTTTGCCGGTGGCTATGCGGCCGGCTACTACAGCTACAAATGGGCCGAGGTGCTCAGCGCCGATGCCTACGCCGCGTTCGAGGAGGCCCCGGACAAAGTGACCGAGACCGGCCAGCGCTTCCGCGATGAAGTGCTCTCACGGGGCGGCAGCCGCAGTGCCGCCGAGAACTTCGCCGCCTTCCGTGGCCGCGCGCCGACAGTGGACGCGCTGCTGCGGCATAACGGGATGGTGTGATTCCCCGATGTGGTAGTGCCGGCCGCTGGCCGGCTCTGCATCCCGCCGCCAGGGGCGGGGTGTCATGCAAGGTGAGGAGCCGGCCAGCGGGATCGCGTGCGCTATCGCGGCACGTTGATCACTCCGCGTAGATCATCTTCCGGCTCATGCCGCCGTCGACGATGTGGTCCTGGCCGGTGATGAAGCCAGCCAGGTCCGAGAGCAGGAAGACCGCCAGTGCGCCGATGTCCGGCGGCTGGCCAACGCGGCCGACCGGGTGCTGCGCATGATCGCGGCGGGACAGTTTGGGCGTGCGTCGCCGTGAGGGCGCCTGCCAGGCATCGGTGGTGATCCAGCCGGGGCTGATGCTGTTGACCCGCACGGCCGGCCCTTCGCTCAATGCCAATGCATGGGTGAAGGCGACCAGCCCGCCCTTGGCCGCGGCGTAGGCTTCACTGTCCGGCTCGGACTGCCAGGCACGCGTGGAGGCGATGTTGATGATCGCCCCGGCATGCTCGCGCAGGGCGGGCAGGGCATGCTTGCTGCACAGGAAGGCGCCATGCAGGCTGGAGAGGCGGCGTTGCCACTCGGCCAGCGGCATCTGCGCCAGGGGCGTGCCATGGGCACTGGCGATGCCGGCATTGTTGACCAGGCCATCAATGCGCCCGAAGCGCTTCAGCGTCGCCTTGATCAGCGCCTGCACGCTGCGTTCGCTGGCCACGTCCGCGCGTTGGAACGCCGCGCGCTCCGGCAATGCCCATTCCTTCAGGCAGGCCTTGCCGGCATCGGCATCCAGGTCGGCGATCATCACGCTGCCGCCCGCGCCGAGCACCGATTGCGCGATGCCACGGCCCACGCCCTGCGCACCCCCGGTGATCACCACCACGCGGTCGCGCAGCGGCTGTGCCGGCCAGTCGAGGAGGGTCGGGGTCAATGACACGGCGGCATCTCGTTGCGGCCCAGCAGGCGCGTCCAGCCTTCGATGCCGAGTTTGTCCAGCGTCTCGATGTTGCGCTCCACGATCACGTCCGGATCCGGGAAGGCTGCCACCGCGCGCTCGACGCTGTCTTCGCGCAGCAGGTGCAGGGTCGGGTAGGGCGCGCGGTTGGTGTAATTGCTCACGTCATCCGGGGCCACGCCGGCGAACTGGTACTGCGGATGGAAGCTGGCCACCTGCAGGATGCCCTGCAGATCCAGTGCCTCGATCGCTGCATCGGCGTTGTCGAGGAAGTCGTTGTACTCCAGGAAATCGGTCAGCACGTCCGGGTGCACGATCAGGGTGGTGTCGATCTGCTCGGCGGGCGTGTCGCGCAGCAGGATCAGCTCTTCGGCCAGTTCCTCGACCAGCGCCTCCGGCGTGGTCGCATCACTGAGCACGAACCGCACCTGGTCCTTGACGTACACCGCCTTGGCGAACGGGCACAGGTTCAGGCCGATCACG contains the following coding sequences:
- a CDS encoding SDR family oxidoreductase yields the protein MSLTPTLLDWPAQPLRDRVVVITGGAQGVGRGIAQSVLGAGGSVMIADLDADAGKACLKEWALPERAAFQRADVASERSVQALIKATLKRFGRIDGLVNNAGIASAHGTPLAQMPLAEWQRRLSSLHGAFLCSKHALPALREHAGAIINIASTRAWQSEPDSEAYAAAKGGLVAFTHALALSEGPAVRVNSISPGWITTDAWQAPSRRRTPKLSRRDHAQHPVGRVGQPPDIGALAVFLLSDLAGFITGQDHIVDGGMSRKMIYAE
- a CDS encoding DUF2846 domain-containing protein encodes the protein MNKVSLLGMAAAIALLSGCASVPMSEKGMVETAKTFPTPEPGTAGVYVFRNSFVGKALKKDIWIDGECLGESADKVFFYTTVPGDREHTFSTESEFSPNDLKVQTESGRNYFIQQSIRMGVFVGGAKLDVVPEAEGRRQVAGLKMARKGTCSR
- a CDS encoding DUF1415 domain-containing protein, with the protein product MNDAFLTATRDPIAETRKWLEQIVIGLNLCPFAKAVYVKDQVRFVLSDATTPEALVEELAEELILLRDTPAEQIDTTLIVHPDVLTDFLEYNDFLDNADAAIEALDLQGILQVASFHPQYQFAGVAPDDVSNYTNRAPYPTLHLLREDSVERAVAAFPDPDVIVERNIETLDKLGIEGWTRLLGRNEMPPCH
- the gloA gene encoding lactoylglutathione lyase, with translation MSLAALQNSPGVAATTPAETAGFVFNHTMLRVKDATASLDFYTRVLGFRLIDLRHFPEAEFSLYFLALLPAGTQIPEGDDARRVWMAGIPGVLELTHNHGTENQDGPVYHNGNADPRGFGHICVSVPDIQAACKRFDELQVPYQKRLEDGRMKHLAFIKDPDGYWVEIISNTPIA
- a CDS encoding M3 family metallopeptidase translates to MPVTPTNPLLDFSGLPRFDAIQPEHIAPAIDALLADAEAAVKTAETVSPVTWASFAEPLDDATERLWRAWGQVGHLQAVVNTPALREAYNANLPKVTRFGSALGQNLALYQQYRALADAPEATQYDAARRKVLENALRDFRLGGAELDDAGKARYSAIREELSALSATFSQNVLDATDAWSLHVQDRAELAGLPDDVIAAARAAAEKEGLAGWKLTLQMPCYIPVQTYAEHRPLREALYRANAIRASEFGDATLDNSGNIDRVLALRAELATLLGFANYAEYSIATKMAEDAPQVLGFLRDLAARAKPYAQRDRAELEAFARDELGMAALEAWDLAFAAEKLKQARYSYSEQDVKQYFTEPKVLDGLFSVIRSLYGLAVQPDSAPVWHPDVRFFRVVDAQGALVGQFYLDLYAREGKRGGAWMDDCRNRRETAAGVQTPLVYLVCNFGKGAQGQPATFSHSDVTTLFHEMGHGLHQLLTRIGELGVAGINGVEWDAVELPSQFMENFCWEWDRVQAMTAHVATGEPLPRALFDRMLAARNFQSGMFTVRQLEFALFDMQLHSEFDPTQDSVQALLERVRDEVAVNRPPAWNRFPNQFSHIFAGGYAAGYYSYKWAEVLSADAYAAFEEAPDKVTETGQRFRDEVLSRGGSRSAAENFAAFRGRAPTVDALLRHNGMV
- a CDS encoding VOC family protein; this translates as METMELHRGRLIDHLQLVVRDMAASRRFYQAVFDTIGIPIAGEGDTYFWADELFISTPDSEAALGQLTGRHHLAFQARDRATVEAFHHAALANGGKDNGAPGERPYHPGYYAAFVLDPDGNNIEVVFHGPADYSADSVKVSFSQ
- a CDS encoding PLP-dependent cysteine synthase family protein; translated protein: MSQREWVAAAIRKIDADFNRSADTHLIPMDLPGFEGIDLYFKDESSHPTGSLKHRLARSLFLYALANGWLREGRPVIEASSGSTAVSEAYFARLLGLPFIAVMPATTSPEKIAAIEFHGGRCHLVERACDLNADSETLARETGGHFMDQFTYAERATDWRANNNIAESIFKQMAEEPHPVPEWIVCSPGTGGTAATLGRYVSYRRHDTRILCADPEISVFYDGYCAALAGQPWRELTCSGGSRVEGIGRPRVESSFIPTSVDAMVKVPDALSLAAMRHVSRQLGRRVGGSTGTNFIGVLQAAQLMRDAGRSGSIVTILCDSGDRYAHSYYNPEWYPKQAIDVDGADAVLAAAVAGKGLPVLPCVSLEALY